Below is a genomic region from Fibrobacter sp..
ATCCACATCGGCGAATGGTTTAAAATCACTGAAAACACTGTCTGCAGGCTGCTGCACCGGAATATCCTGAAGCGTTGACTTTTGTTTCCTGCACCCGCCGGTTATCACAGCAAGAAGCATAAAACCCAGAATAATGCAAAGACGTTTTTTATTCATGACAATTCCCCTGTTTAAGTACTAAAAATCTGACCAGTCCGGCATTCTTACATCACCGCTCGATGTGACCCTTCGGGCCCTGCTTCCATCATGCTTCACCACGAAAAGATCACTTCTGCCTCCGGCAGTATTCACAAAAGCTATCAGTGAGCCGTCAGGAGCCCAGGTAGGATACTCGTTGTTACCGGGCATGTTAGTGACTTTTGTCAATTTCGATCCGTCGGGTGCTATGGTGTAGATATCGAAAGAACCGTTCTCACCCATCATCTGAAACGCGATTTTATCCCCCTTTGGAGACCAGGCAGGAGAATCGGCGTATTTTCCCTCAAATGTCAACCGACGCTGATTTCCGCCCTCCGCGTCCATTACATAGATATGAGGATTTCCGGAACGGTCGGAAGTAAATGCAATCTGATAACCGTTAGGGGACCATGAGGGGGAAGTATCGACTCCGTAATGAGCGGTCAACTGTTTCACATTGGTCCCGTCAGGATTGCAAGTGTAAATATCGAGATTTCCGTTCTTTGATGAGGCGTATGCAACTGTACCATCCACCGGTGAGACATCCGGAGAAGATTCCACAGCGCGGCTGTAGATAAATATCTTCGATGACCCATCAAGTATTGATCCTTTGTAAAGATCCGGTTTACCGCGCAGATAAGAGGTCCATATTACTGTGTTCTGATCAGCAAAAGTGGGGAACAGATTGATCACATCGTTATCCGTGATATTCCCCCTGCTGAAGCCGTCAAAATCCATCATGGCGATATTCTTCCTGTTCCCGGTAACTTTCACATAGAGAATACGGCTCTCGAAAATCCCCTTGTCACCGAAGAGCATCGCAACGATCTCGTTGGAATAGCGGTGAGCCATCCCACGCAGAGCCTTCTTCTCCCCCTTGTACTTCTTTCCGATAATAAGCTCCCTGTTAACTACATCCCGCAGGTAACAATCGATAGTCACAGTGTTTCCCTCTACCATGTACTGACCATCGATGTAAAGCCCCACATTGGCTTTAGCAAAAGCAGCACTGTCAAATTCCTTTGCTGTGACAACCTGAAACCTGCCGCAGAAATCAAGATCATTTGCGATCACCTTCCAGGGCTCATTCTCGGTCAACTGCACCCCGTTGGATGCTTTGAAGTCGAGTATCCCGACAGGAATACTGTCGAACTTGCTGGCATATACCTCAAGATCGAATTTCTCGGCATAAGTGATACCAGTCAATCCACATATCAGAAAAAACAACAGAAAACGTCTATTCATTTCCTACTTCCTGGTTGGAATAAGGGTTAAGTTGAGATCCAGCCTGTCACCGGAAAAACCGGGAGGAAGCTTTCCAAAAGGAGCGGCAAGCTTTACCGCCCTTAATCCCAGATTGTCAAGCGAACTGTTTCCCGAAGATCTGACCAGAACCGGTTCCGTTATGGAACCGTTGCTCTGTATTGAAAACGATACCTGTATCTTTACATTACGATTCTCAGTGGAGGGACTCCAGTAACGTTCAATTTTCTGAACCACATTCGCAAGATACCAATGGAATTTGAAATCTCCCACCGCAGACACCTGAGCCGGACTCGGTATCTCATTGAGAATGGATGCCAGTTCATCGAGGTTTTCTTCAATCGGCCTAGCTGCCTCTTCCTGTTTCGCAGGTCTGGTCTCCTTTTTTGGCACATTTTTCTGCGCCGGAACAGGGCTGGGCTCAGGTTTTGATTCCTGCTTCGGTATACGCTGCTTCGGGGCCTCTGTTTTAACCGGTGTTCGCCGCACAGGAGTAGGAGGCAATGGAAGCGGAGCGCTTACCAGTTGAAATGTCTTTGGCCTCTGAAATTTGGATGGTTTCCAGACCAGTTTGGTTGCAATCGGGATAATTACAAGTACAAA
It encodes:
- a CDS encoding TonB family protein; translated protein: MASMASGQMGNGPFKEIPFTTVLVLSVVFHVFVLVIIPIATKLVWKPSKFQRPKTFQLVSAPLPLPPTPVRRTPVKTEAPKQRIPKQESKPEPSPVPAQKNVPKKETRPAKQEEAARPIEENLDELASILNEIPSPAQVSAVGDFKFHWYLANVVQKIERYWSPSTENRNVKIQVSFSIQSNGSITEPVLVRSSGNSSLDNLGLRAVKLAAPFGKLPPGFSGDRLDLNLTLIPTRK
- a CDS encoding Tol-Pal system beta propeller repeat protein TolB, with product MNRRFLLFFLICGLTGITYAEKFDLEVYASKFDSIPVGILDFKASNGVQLTENEPWKVIANDLDFCGRFQVVTAKEFDSAAFAKANVGLYIDGQYMVEGNTVTIDCYLRDVVNRELIIGKKYKGEKKALRGMAHRYSNEIVAMLFGDKGIFESRILYVKVTGNRKNIAMMDFDGFSRGNITDNDVINLFPTFADQNTVIWTSYLRGKPDLYKGSILDGSSKIFIYSRAVESSPDVSPVDGTVAYASSKNGNLDIYTCNPDGTNVKQLTAHYGVDTSPSWSPNGYQIAFTSDRSGNPHIYVMDAEGGNQRRLTFEGKYADSPAWSPKGDKIAFQMMGENGSFDIYTIAPDGSKLTKVTNMPGNNEYPTWAPDGSLIAFVNTAGGRSDLFVVKHDGSRARRVTSSGDVRMPDWSDF